One window from the genome of Kaistella carnis encodes:
- a CDS encoding methyltransferase domain-containing protein: MALDTTYRTDLEESMDDFSMDNDGLVTALDDIARINQLLGGNSVTLEGVKTLIKDFPKDKTITIMDFGCGSGDMLRMLSKFGKENNLNFQLIGIDANEATIRHAEKCSEEFENITYLAEDIFLYDFSKYNIDIALITLTLHHFKDDEILKIMRVILNLVKKGIVVNDLQRSKLAYRLFQAIIFIFRLEKMTAEDGLISILRGFKREDLEKFSTELGLKKYSIKWKWAFRYQWIITKTN, from the coding sequence ATGGCTTTAGATACGACGTACAGAACAGATCTTGAAGAATCGATGGACGATTTCTCGATGGATAATGACGGATTAGTGACCGCTTTGGATGACATCGCCAGAATTAATCAATTACTGGGCGGAAACTCGGTGACTTTAGAAGGCGTTAAAACTTTAATCAAAGATTTTCCAAAAGATAAAACCATTACCATCATGGATTTTGGTTGTGGTAGCGGTGATATGCTGCGAATGTTATCAAAATTTGGAAAAGAAAATAATTTAAATTTCCAGTTAATTGGTATTGATGCCAATGAAGCAACGATTCGACATGCTGAGAAATGTTCGGAGGAGTTTGAGAATATCACCTATTTAGCAGAAGATATTTTTCTCTACGATTTCTCAAAATATAATATTGACATTGCTTTGATAACGCTTACTTTACATCACTTTAAAGATGATGAAATTTTAAAAATAATGCGTGTAATTTTAAATTTGGTGAAAAAAGGAATCGTCGTCAATGATTTACAAAGAAGTAAATTGGCTTACCGACTTTTTCAGGCAATTATCTTTATCTTTAGATTAGAAAAAATGACCGCGGAAGACGGATTAATTTCTATTTTAAGAGGTTTCAAAAGAGAAGATTTAGAAAAATTTTCAACCGAATTAGGATTAAAAAAATACAGCATCAAATGGAAGTGGGCTTTTCGCTACCAATGGATTATCACAAAAACTAATTAA
- a CDS encoding MarR family winged helix-turn-helix transcriptional regulator: MENLNTPKLGDQLCFPFYLIAKEITGMYRPFLEELDITYSQYLVMMVLWEYERLTVNQIGEKLHLDSGTLTPLLKRLEAKSYIIRHRKKEDERVVEVFLTEEGNQLQKKACIIPGKMQEKLNLSESDLVELKATVTKLLKIIEK, translated from the coding sequence ATGGAAAATTTAAACACGCCAAAATTAGGAGACCAGTTATGCTTTCCATTTTATCTGATCGCCAAAGAAATTACAGGAATGTACCGTCCTTTTCTGGAGGAATTAGACATTACCTATTCCCAGTATTTGGTGATGATGGTTTTGTGGGAATATGAAAGATTAACGGTGAATCAAATTGGTGAAAAATTACATCTGGACAGCGGAACATTAACGCCATTATTAAAAAGACTCGAAGCAAAATCATACATCATCAGACATCGGAAGAAAGAAGATGAACGTGTAGTTGAAGTTTTTCTGACGGAAGAAGGAAATCAACTTCAAAAAAAAGCCTGTATCATTCCCGGAAAAATGCAGGAAAAACTCAATTTATCAGAAAGTGACTTGGTTGAATTGAAAGCAACAGTAACGAAATTATTAAAAATAATAGAAAAATAA
- a CDS encoding type III polyketide synthase codes for MSVKIVTVAKQLPKYSRKTSEVLPFLDQWLVNQDSRFVRKVKKIFEGAAVDERYSIMDPIEVFTATSFEDKNNIYAREVVLLGEQVLDKSLKKANWDPQSLDYIITVSCTGIMIPSLDAYLINKLNLRQDIVRLPVTEMGCAAGVSGIIYAKNFLQANPGKRAAVIAVESPTATFQLEDFSMANIVSAAIFGDGAACVLLSSEENAEGPEILAEEMYHFYNNEHMMGFKLTNSGLQMILDIEVPDTIGEHFPNIIHPFLAKQNLEIKDVDYLIFHPGGKKIVQMVEGLFSKLGKNIDTTKEILRLYGNMSSATVLYVLEEIINQKPQKGEKGLMLSFGPGFSAQRVLLQW; via the coding sequence ATGAGTGTAAAAATAGTTACCGTTGCCAAGCAACTCCCAAAATATTCCCGAAAAACTTCCGAAGTTTTACCCTTTTTAGATCAATGGTTAGTAAACCAAGACAGCCGTTTTGTGCGTAAAGTCAAAAAGATTTTTGAAGGTGCCGCAGTTGACGAAAGGTATTCCATTATGGATCCAATTGAAGTTTTCACAGCAACATCTTTTGAAGACAAAAATAATATTTATGCTCGGGAAGTTGTTTTATTAGGCGAACAGGTTTTAGATAAATCTTTGAAAAAAGCCAATTGGGATCCGCAATCTTTGGATTATATTATCACCGTAAGTTGCACCGGAATTATGATTCCGTCTCTTGATGCTTATCTGATCAACAAATTAAATCTACGCCAAGACATCGTTCGTTTGCCCGTAACCGAAATGGGTTGTGCCGCCGGAGTTTCCGGAATTATTTATGCCAAGAATTTCTTACAGGCAAACCCAGGAAAACGTGCTGCAGTAATTGCGGTAGAAAGTCCGACCGCGACTTTTCAACTGGAAGATTTTTCCATGGCAAATATTGTAAGTGCTGCGATTTTTGGCGACGGCGCTGCTTGTGTCCTTTTATCGTCAGAAGAAAATGCAGAAGGTCCAGAAATTCTAGCGGAAGAAATGTATCATTTTTATAATAATGAACATATGATGGGTTTCAAACTCACGAATTCTGGATTGCAAATGATTTTAGATATTGAAGTTCCCGATACCATTGGTGAACATTTCCCCAATATTATTCATCCTTTTTTGGCCAAACAAAATTTAGAAATTAAAGATGTTGACTATCTGATTTTCCACCCAGGTGGAAAGAAAATCGTTCAAATGGTTGAAGGTTTATTTTCTAAGTTGGGAAAGAATATTGATACCACAAAAGAGATTTTAAGATTGTACGGAAACATGTCAAGCGCAACTGTTCTTTATGTTTTAGAAGAAATCATAAATCAAAAACCGCAGAAAGGCGAGAAAGGTTTAATGTTAAGTTTTGGACCTGGATTTTCTGCACAAAGAGTTTTATTGCAATGGTAA
- a CDS encoding 3-hydroxyacyl-ACP dehydratase FabZ family protein, whose amino-acid sequence MNTTEILEKLPYSTPFLFVDDLVSVDENGVTGTFTFKEDLDFYRGHFKNNPITPGVILTETMAQIGLVCLGIFLVGNDLTEESQIGLTSTDIEFLKPVFPGEKVTVISEKIYFRFNKLKCKVKMLNEKLEIVCEGTIAGIIKVN is encoded by the coding sequence ATGAATACCACAGAAATTTTAGAAAAACTGCCCTATTCTACTCCATTTTTATTCGTGGATGATTTGGTGAGCGTTGACGAAAATGGCGTGACTGGAACTTTCACTTTTAAAGAAGATTTAGATTTTTATAGAGGTCATTTTAAAAACAATCCAATTACTCCCGGAGTTATTTTAACTGAAACAATGGCGCAAATAGGATTGGTTTGTTTAGGAATTTTTCTGGTTGGAAATGATTTGACTGAAGAAAGTCAGATTGGTTTAACATCAACAGATATTGAATTTCTGAAACCCGTTTTTCCGGGTGAAAAAGTGACCGTGATTTCTGAGAAAATATACTTTAGATTTAATAAATTAAAATGCAAAGTGAAAATGCTGAATGAAAAGTTAGAAATCGTTTGTGAAGGGACAATAGCGGGAATTATTAAAGTGAATTAA
- a CDS encoding NAD(P)H-dependent oxidoreductase, producing MSLIENLNWRHAVKAYDPSKKVSQEDLNKILEAARLAPTSSGLQPFRVIVVENQELKEKMVQGALNPEVMKDSSHVLVFAAWDRYSDSKIDEVYDYHTDVRGLPRGRFGSYTDKLKEIYGAQTAEEHFSHTARQTYIALGLAMAQAAELKIDSTPAEGFSNEVVDEILGLKEMALRSVTLLYLGYRDEEKDYLAHMKKVRIPMEEFIIQK from the coding sequence ATGTCATTAATAGAAAATTTAAACTGGAGACATGCTGTAAAAGCTTATGACCCTTCAAAAAAAGTATCACAAGAAGACCTTAATAAAATATTAGAAGCCGCGAGATTGGCTCCGACCTCGTCAGGATTACAACCTTTCCGTGTGATCGTGGTGGAAAACCAGGAACTGAAAGAAAAAATGGTCCAGGGTGCGTTGAATCCAGAAGTGATGAAAGACAGTTCACACGTTTTGGTTTTTGCAGCTTGGGACCGCTATTCCGACTCGAAAATCGACGAGGTATATGATTATCATACCGATGTGAGAGGTTTACCAAGAGGAAGATTTGGCAGCTACACCGATAAACTAAAAGAGATTTATGGTGCCCAAACTGCTGAGGAGCATTTCTCGCACACCGCAAGACAAACCTATATCGCTTTAGGCTTAGCCATGGCACAAGCTGCAGAATTAAAGATTGACAGTACGCCGGCCGAAGGTTTCAGCAATGAAGTGGTTGACGAAATTTTAGGCTTGAAAGAAATGGCCTTAAGAAGTGTAACTCTACTTTATTTAGGATATAGAGACGAAGAAAAAGATTACTTGGCTCACATGAAGAAAGTGAGAATTCCGATGGAAGAATTTATCATTCAAAAATAA
- a CDS encoding organic hydroperoxide resistance protein: MKTLYTTSVTAQGGRDGHVKSENGILEMDVRTPKALGGASDDFANPEMLFAAGYSACFDSALNLVIKKSKIETGETTVKAKVSIGQIENGGFGLAVELDVNVPGVSLEEAQSLTEQAHQVCPYSNATRNNIEVKLAVTNK; encoded by the coding sequence ATGAAAACATTGTATACAACAAGCGTAACAGCGCAAGGTGGCCGTGACGGACACGTAAAAAGTGAAAACGGAATTTTAGAAATGGATGTTCGAACTCCAAAAGCTTTAGGTGGCGCAAGTGATGACTTCGCGAACCCCGAAATGCTTTTTGCAGCGGGTTATTCCGCGTGTTTCGACAGCGCCTTAAACTTGGTCATTAAAAAATCAAAGATCGAAACCGGCGAAACTACCGTAAAAGCAAAAGTAAGCATTGGTCAAATTGAAAATGGCGGTTTCGGCTTAGCCGTAGAATTAGATGTAAATGTTCCCGGTGTTTCTTTAGAAGAAGCGCAGTCTTTGACAGAACAAGCTCATCAGGTTTGTCCTTACTCGAACGCAACAAGAAATAATATTGAGGTTAAACTTGCGGTGACCAATAAATAA
- a CDS encoding SDR family oxidoreductase: protein MVRRFENTNYWTVILGGSSGLGLASAKKLASEGMNICILHRSSRAEMESINKEFSAIKNENIQFLSLNKDVLNLEHQQDILTELKNVLGSEGKIRCLLHSIAKGNLKPMIGDENESLSADDFAITLQAMAISLYDWTKLIFNDNLFAEDARIVAFTSEGSSKPINNYGAVSAAKAALEAISRNIALEFAPFGLRSNCIQAGVTDTRSLQMIPASEEIKEHTKKRNPFKRLTTPEDVANVVSLLCTNEAAWINGCIIPVDGGEHLS, encoded by the coding sequence ATGGTAAGAAGATTTGAAAATACAAATTATTGGACTGTGATTTTGGGCGGGAGTTCAGGATTAGGTTTAGCTTCTGCAAAAAAATTAGCAAGCGAAGGAATGAATATTTGTATTCTACATCGCAGTTCTCGTGCAGAAATGGAATCCATTAATAAAGAATTCTCAGCCATTAAAAATGAAAATATTCAATTTTTAAGTTTAAATAAAGATGTCTTAAATCTGGAACATCAACAGGATATTTTAACGGAATTAAAAAATGTTTTAGGTTCGGAAGGAAAGATTCGATGTCTTTTGCACAGCATTGCCAAAGGAAATTTGAAACCAATGATCGGAGATGAAAATGAAAGCCTTTCTGCCGATGATTTTGCGATTACGCTTCAAGCCATGGCAATCAGTTTATACGACTGGACGAAATTAATTTTCAATGATAATTTATTTGCGGAAGACGCAAGAATTGTTGCTTTCACAAGTGAAGGAAGTTCAAAACCCATCAATAACTACGGAGCAGTTTCCGCTGCAAAAGCCGCTTTGGAAGCCATCTCCAGAAATATCGCTTTGGAGTTTGCTCCATTTGGTTTACGATCAAACTGTATTCAGGCCGGAGTAACGGATACTCGTTCTTTGCAAATGATTCCGGCCAGTGAAGAAATAAAAGAACACACCAAAAAACGCAACCCTTTTAAAAGATTAACCACGCCGGAAGATGTGGCAAATGTGGTCAGTTTATTATGTACTAATGAAGCCGCTTGGATTAACGGTTGTATAATTCCCGTCGACGGTGGCGAACATTTAAGTTAA
- a CDS encoding beta-ketoacyl-[acyl-carrier-protein] synthase family protein gives MERRVVITGLGVVAPNGVGLEDFRSALKEGRSGIQFDQQLADLQFSCQVSGTPPIDRENLSKYFTDLELRNFNSTGILYGVIAGLDAWNDAGLKPSKDESPDWESGTIFGAGTSGIEKFRESIYKIDAFQTRRLGSTAVSQTMNSGISAYLGGKLGLGNQVTTNSSACTTGTESVLMAFDRIKAGKAKRILAGSTSDSGPYIWAGFDAIKVCNYKSNENPEKASRPMSASAAGFVPGSGAGALVIEDLESALARNAKIYCEILGGNLNSGGQRGGGSMTAPNSTAVQKCVKDAILESGIEAKDIDYISGHLTATSKDATEIENLSSALNRSGKDFPYINSLKVSTGHCLSAAASIECVATVLQLSENFVAPNINCEDLNPEISAIIDEECIPQKLIKKEINIAAKVSFGFGDVNGCIIFKKYS, from the coding sequence ATGGAAAGACGAGTTGTCATCACGGGATTAGGAGTCGTTGCACCGAATGGAGTTGGTTTGGAAGATTTCCGGTCTGCTTTAAAAGAAGGTCGCTCTGGTATTCAGTTTGATCAACAATTAGCCGACTTACAATTTTCCTGTCAGGTTTCCGGAACTCCGCCTATTGATAGAGAAAATTTAAGCAAATATTTCACCGATTTAGAATTACGAAATTTTAACTCAACCGGAATTCTTTACGGCGTGATCGCAGGTTTAGATGCGTGGAACGATGCGGGATTAAAACCATCAAAAGATGAAAGTCCTGATTGGGAAAGCGGCACTATTTTCGGCGCCGGAACTTCGGGGATTGAAAAATTTCGGGAAAGTATTTATAAAATAGATGCGTTTCAAACCCGAAGATTAGGAAGCACCGCTGTATCACAAACTATGAATAGCGGAATTTCTGCTTATCTCGGTGGAAAGTTAGGTTTAGGAAATCAAGTCACGACCAATTCTTCTGCGTGTACCACAGGAACAGAAAGTGTTTTAATGGCTTTTGACCGAATCAAAGCAGGAAAAGCAAAACGCATTTTAGCAGGTAGCACGAGTGATTCAGGTCCTTATATCTGGGCAGGTTTTGATGCGATAAAAGTTTGTAATTACAAATCGAATGAAAATCCAGAAAAAGCATCTCGACCGATGAGTGCCTCTGCAGCGGGATTTGTTCCCGGAAGTGGGGCCGGTGCTTTGGTGATTGAAGATTTGGAATCCGCTTTGGCAAGAAATGCCAAAATCTATTGCGAAATTCTGGGTGGAAATCTGAACAGTGGCGGTCAACGAGGTGGTGGAAGTATGACCGCACCAAATTCTACAGCGGTTCAAAAATGTGTAAAAGATGCCATTTTGGAATCCGGAATTGAAGCAAAAGACATCGATTATATCAGCGGACATTTAACGGCGACTTCAAAAGATGCTACCGAAATTGAGAATTTATCATCTGCTTTAAATCGGTCCGGGAAAGATTTTCCTTACATCAATTCACTAAAGGTGTCGACAGGACATTGTCTTTCTGCAGCAGCCAGTATTGAATGTGTGGCAACGGTTTTACAACTGTCTGAAAATTTTGTCGCACCCAATATTAATTGTGAAGATTTAAATCCAGAAATTTCTGCAATTATTGATGAGGAATGTATTCCACAAAAATTGATTAAAAAAGAGATCAATATTGCGGCAAAAGTAAGTTTTGGTTTTGGCGATGTGAACGGATGTATTATCTTTAAAAAATATTCTTAA
- a CDS encoding acyl carrier protein: MNKEEAIQKLKEIVKPYVKNEEALANINEDTDFINDLNINSANLVDVILDVEEVFDIEIDADSMEKMRDVKFALAVIEEKLAAK, translated from the coding sequence ATGAACAAGGAAGAGGCTATTCAAAAACTAAAAGAAATCGTAAAACCTTATGTGAAAAATGAGGAGGCTTTAGCAAACATTAATGAAGATACAGATTTCATCAACGATTTAAATATTAATTCCGCCAATTTAGTTGATGTAATTTTAGATGTCGAAGAAGTTTTTGATATTGAAATCGATGCCGATTCTATGGAAAAAATGCGGGATGTAAAATTTGCTTTGGCTGTTATTGAGGAGAAACTTGCCGCAAAGTAA
- the fsa gene encoding fructose-6-phosphate aldolase, whose amino-acid sequence MKFFIDTANLEQIKEAQDLGILDGVTTNPSLMAKEGISGKEAILNHYKTICEIVDGAISAEVLSTTYEEMIKEGDELAAIHPNIVVKIPMIKDGIKALKYFSNKGIKTNCTLIFSAGQALLAAKAGANYVSPFLGRLDDISVDGMNLVEEIRMIFDNYMFDTEILAASIRSPMHIINCAKIGADVITSPLDSILNLLNHPLTDKGLAQFVADAKKMG is encoded by the coding sequence ATGAAATTTTTTATCGACACCGCTAATCTCGAGCAAATTAAAGAAGCACAGGATTTAGGAATTTTAGATGGAGTGACCACCAATCCATCATTGATGGCAAAAGAAGGAATCAGTGGAAAAGAAGCAATTCTGAACCATTACAAGACCATTTGCGAAATCGTTGACGGCGCTATTTCTGCGGAAGTTTTAAGCACCACTTATGAAGAAATGATTAAGGAAGGTGACGAATTAGCAGCGATTCACCCAAATATAGTGGTTAAAATTCCAATGATCAAAGACGGTATTAAAGCTTTAAAATATTTTTCAAATAAAGGAATCAAAACCAACTGTACTTTGATTTTCTCTGCCGGACAAGCTTTATTGGCGGCAAAAGCCGGAGCGAATTATGTTTCTCCGTTCTTGGGAAGACTTGATGATATTTCAGTGGACGGAATGAACTTGGTCGAAGAAATCAGAATGATTTTTGATAATTATATGTTCGATACTGAAATTCTTGCAGCGTCGATCCGTTCGCCAATGCACATCATCAACTGTGCTAAAATTGGTGCAGATGTGATTACTTCACCTTTAGATTCAATTCTTAATTTATTGAATCACCCATTGACTGACAAGGGTTTAGCACAGTTTGTAGCTGATGCTAAAAAAATGGGATAA